The Prosthecobacter algae genome has a segment encoding these proteins:
- a CDS encoding tetratricopeptide repeat protein — protein MSFMNLPGIKVILFAALLSQAAYGCIWDSDTLNSERARFPGIGVLISGSFARHSKEFHQWRIQQREKDIASDKSLPWHFDDLAVSQHKLGDHRAAIQTMLRKDKLVPGLYETCSNLGTFYIYTGDLQEALRWIEKALAINAYAHFGREKYQKWLVEWVLEKQTLPAALPGDSREINWMTPGFARYVARQEAGGLPASATQQLTLTTKQRADAIRGVTGMIFFADFDNPLLQEALGDLLMAGDLRDNAANLAGICYMHAALKAPNEKEKNRLTEKCKESGRTSMGFDMTKVEASLKTALLKGAAYHESVRQDEMKWIAAGLDAAAEFQKKYLVQSSPAAP, from the coding sequence ATGTCATTCATGAATCTGCCGGGCATCAAGGTCATCCTCTTCGCTGCGCTGCTGTCACAGGCAGCCTATGGTTGCATCTGGGACAGTGACACCTTGAATTCCGAACGCGCCCGCTTTCCCGGCATCGGGGTGCTCATCAGCGGCAGTTTTGCCCGCCATTCCAAGGAGTTCCACCAGTGGCGCATCCAGCAGCGGGAGAAAGACATCGCCTCTGACAAATCTCTTCCCTGGCACTTCGATGACCTGGCGGTTTCCCAGCATAAGCTTGGCGACCATCGGGCGGCCATCCAGACGATGCTGCGCAAAGACAAGCTGGTCCCAGGCCTGTATGAAACCTGTTCAAATCTTGGCACCTTTTACATCTACACAGGCGATCTTCAGGAAGCCCTGCGCTGGATTGAAAAAGCCCTCGCCATCAATGCCTATGCCCACTTCGGACGTGAAAAATATCAAAAGTGGCTGGTGGAATGGGTCCTCGAAAAACAGACCTTGCCCGCAGCCTTGCCGGGGGATTCGCGCGAAATCAATTGGATGACCCCGGGCTTCGCCAGGTATGTCGCGCGCCAGGAAGCAGGCGGCCTGCCGGCCAGCGCCACTCAGCAGCTCACACTCACCACCAAACAGCGGGCCGATGCCATCCGTGGCGTGACAGGCATGATCTTCTTTGCAGACTTTGACAACCCGCTGCTGCAGGAGGCTTTGGGTGACCTTCTGATGGCGGGCGACCTCCGGGACAATGCCGCAAACCTTGCTGGTATATGCTACATGCACGCCGCCTTGAAGGCCCCCAATGAAAAGGAGAAAAATCGCCTCACCGAGAAGTGCAAAGAGAGCGGCCGCACCTCCATGGGTTTTGATATGACCAAGGTGGAGGCCAGCCTCAAGACCGCCTTGCTGAAAGGGGCCGCCTACCACGAATCCGTCCGCCAGGATGAAATGAAATGGATCGCTGCTGGCCTGGACGCAGCGGCAGAGTTTCAAAAGAAGTACCTCGTGCAGTCATCTCCAGCGGCACCATAG
- a CDS encoding sulfatase family protein translates to MKLLSLLALAFLCTFSQGLGARPNFLIIFTDDHGYGDVSAYHDSDVQTPNIDGLAKEGMLFTRMRANCTVCSPSRAALLTGVYPDRAGVPGVIRTQPENSWGYFNQKLPTLADELKKSGYHTAAIGKWHLGLESPNTPNERGFDLFHGFLGDMMDSYSTHLRHGNNYMRRNAEVVDPTGHATDLFSTWASDYLKERAGKKDQPFFLYLAYNAPHFPIEPPAEWLDKVKKRAPQLDEKRAMNVAFVEHLDDRIGQVLATLKETGLEENTVVVFSADNGGSLPHGQNNDPWRDGKQSHYDGALRVPFMVRWPGHIQAGSRSDYAGLNFDVFPTFLELAGATPRSGLDAVSLVPVLMGKDVVTERSLYFVRREGGAAYGGKSYEALIRGDWKLMQNDPFSPLELYNLKNDPQEKTNLRMKAPKIFNELSAELRQHIQRGGTVPWQQPE, encoded by the coding sequence ATGAAGCTCCTTTCATTACTGGCCCTCGCCTTCCTCTGCACCTTCAGTCAGGGCCTGGGCGCGCGGCCCAATTTCCTCATCATCTTCACGGATGACCACGGTTATGGCGATGTCTCCGCCTACCACGATTCCGACGTGCAAACGCCGAACATCGATGGCCTGGCGAAGGAAGGCATGCTCTTCACCCGCATGCGGGCAAACTGCACCGTCTGCTCCCCCTCGCGGGCGGCCTTGCTCACTGGCGTCTATCCGGACCGCGCCGGGGTGCCTGGCGTTATCCGCACCCAGCCCGAGAACTCCTGGGGCTACTTCAATCAGAAGCTGCCCACCCTGGCCGATGAACTGAAAAAGAGCGGCTACCACACAGCCGCCATTGGCAAATGGCACCTGGGACTGGAGTCCCCCAACACCCCCAATGAGCGCGGGTTTGATCTCTTCCACGGTTTTCTGGGCGACATGATGGACAGTTACAGCACCCATCTGCGTCACGGGAATAACTACATGCGTCGCAATGCGGAAGTCGTTGATCCTACCGGTCATGCCACCGATCTCTTCTCCACCTGGGCCAGTGATTACCTGAAGGAACGTGCGGGCAAAAAGGACCAGCCCTTCTTCCTTTACCTCGCCTACAACGCTCCGCATTTCCCCATCGAGCCCCCCGCCGAATGGCTGGACAAGGTGAAAAAACGCGCGCCGCAGCTCGATGAAAAACGCGCCATGAACGTCGCCTTTGTCGAGCACCTGGATGACCGCATCGGTCAGGTCCTCGCCACCCTGAAGGAAACGGGTTTGGAGGAAAACACCGTGGTCGTTTTCTCTGCGGACAACGGTGGTTCCCTGCCTCACGGTCAGAACAACGACCCTTGGCGTGATGGCAAACAAAGCCACTACGATGGCGCTCTGCGGGTGCCCTTCATGGTGCGCTGGCCCGGCCACATCCAGGCCGGATCTCGCAGCGATTATGCAGGCCTGAATTTCGATGTCTTTCCCACCTTTCTCGAACTCGCTGGAGCCACGCCTCGCTCAGGACTCGATGCCGTCAGCCTCGTTCCCGTGCTCATGGGGAAAGATGTCGTCACTGAACGCAGCCTTTACTTCGTGCGTCGCGAAGGCGGTGCCGCCTACGGTGGCAAAAGCTACGAGGCCCTCATTCGCGGAGATTGGAAGCTGATGCAGAACGATCCCTTCAGCCCCTTGGAACTTTACAATTTGAAGAACGATCCTCAGGAGAAAACCAATCTCCGCATGAAGGCCCCGAAGATCTTCAATGAACTTTCCGCCGAGCTTCGCCAGCACATCCAGCGTGGCGGCACCGTGCCCTGGCAGCAGCCAGAGTGA